The following proteins are co-located in the Malus sylvestris chromosome 13, drMalSylv7.2, whole genome shotgun sequence genome:
- the LOC126596528 gene encoding pantothenate kinase 1-like isoform X3, which translates to MISGSQQHGASGSAKCVIKATGGGAYKFPDLFKEKLGISLDKADEMDCLVAGSNFLLKAVQREAFTYMDGQREFVKIDHDDLYPYLLVNIGSGVSMIKVDGPGKFERVSGTSVGGGTFWGLGKLLTKCKNFDELLELSHQGNNRVIDMLVGDIYGGMDYTKIGLISTAIASSFSKVISDDKELKDYKPEDISRSLLRMISNNIGQISYLNALRFGLKRIIFAGFFIRGHAYTMDTIAVGVHFWSKGEAKAMFLKHEGFLGALGSFMSYEKHGFDDLKVHQSVQQSPAGDDPPNGELNENQSIDCSVYLSK; encoded by the exons ATGATTTCAGGCTCCCAACAACACGGAGCTTCTGGGAGCGCGAAGTGCGTTATCAAG GCCACAGGCGGTGGGGCATACAAGTTCCCAGATCTCTTCAAAGAAAAGCTTGGGATTTCTCTTGACAAGGCAGATGAAATGGACTGTCTTGTGGCCGGATCAAATTTTCTGCTCAAG GCGGTTCAACGCGAAGCATTCACATACATGGATGGTCAGAGAGAATTTGTGAAGATTGACCATGATGATCTATATCCTTATCTGCTTGTCAATATTGGCTCTGGTGTCAGTATGATCAAG GTAGATGGACCTGGTAAGTTTGAGCGAGTAAGTGGAACCAGTGTTGGTGGTGGAACCTTTTGGGGTTTGGGGAAGCTTTTAACAaagtgcaagaa TTTTGACGAGTTGCTCGAGTTAAGTCATCAGGGAAATAATAGAGTGATAGACATGCTTGTCGGGGACATCTATGGTGGAATGGACTATACAAAG ATTGGTCTTATATCAACAGCCATTGCTTCTAGCTTCAGCAAGGTAATTTCTGACGATAAGGAGCTGAAAGATTACAAACCTGAAGATATTTCTCGGTCCCTCTTAAGAATGATTTCAAATAATATTGGACAG ATCTCATACTTGAATGCACTGAGATTCGGGCTCAAGCGAATAATTTTTGCCGGATTTTTTATTCGGGGTCATGCTTACACCATGGACACGATTGCTGTTGGCGTTCATTTCTG GTCTAAAGGTGAAGCAAAAGCAATGTTCTTAAAACACGAAGGATTTCTTGGAGCATTGGGTTCATTCATGAGCTATGAAAAGCATGGTTTTGATGACTTGAAAGTCCATCAGTCAGTGCAACAATCCCCAGCGGGTGATGATCCACCAAACGGGGAATTGAATGAAAACCAAAGTATAGACTGCAGTGTCTACCTCTCAAAGTAA
- the LOC126596528 gene encoding pantothenate kinase 1-like isoform X1, with product METGSTKLTEISKPTNSEAQISHLALDIGGSLIKLVYFSTNSVDSSSSSSSNESLAASNGDRGRHVLEGKLHFAKFETEKINDCIDFIRSKQLLLTGMLKCLSSQQHGASGSAKCVIKATGGGAYKFPDLFKEKLGISLDKADEMDCLVAGSNFLLKAVQREAFTYMDGQREFVKIDHDDLYPYLLVNIGSGVSMIKVDGPGKFERVSGTSVGGGTFWGLGKLLTKCKNFDELLELSHQGNNRVIDMLVGDIYGGMDYTKIGLISTAIASSFSKVISDDKELKDYKPEDISRSLLRMISNNIGQISYLNALRFGLKRIIFAGFFIRGHAYTMDTIAVGVHFWSKGEAKAMFLKHEGFLGALGSFMSYEKHGFDDLKVHQSVQQSPAGDDPPNGELNENQSIDCSVYLSK from the exons ATGGAAACTGGGAGCACTAAACTTACAGAGATTTCAAAACCCACCAATTCGGAAGCTCAAATTTCCCACCTTGCTCTCGATATTGGAG GTTCTTTGATAAAGTTGGTGTATTTCTCAACGAACAGTGTcgactcttcttcttcttcttcttcgaatgaGAGTTTAGCAGCTTCTAATGGCGATAGAGGGCGCCATGTTCTTGAAGGGAAGCTCCATTTTGCAAAGTTTGAAACTGAGAAAATCAATGACTGCATAGACTTCATTCGGTCCAAGCAACTTCTCCTTACTGGTATGCTTAAATGTTTAA GCTCCCAACAACACGGAGCTTCTGGGAGCGCGAAGTGCGTTATCAAG GCCACAGGCGGTGGGGCATACAAGTTCCCAGATCTCTTCAAAGAAAAGCTTGGGATTTCTCTTGACAAGGCAGATGAAATGGACTGTCTTGTGGCCGGATCAAATTTTCTGCTCAAG GCGGTTCAACGCGAAGCATTCACATACATGGATGGTCAGAGAGAATTTGTGAAGATTGACCATGATGATCTATATCCTTATCTGCTTGTCAATATTGGCTCTGGTGTCAGTATGATCAAG GTAGATGGACCTGGTAAGTTTGAGCGAGTAAGTGGAACCAGTGTTGGTGGTGGAACCTTTTGGGGTTTGGGGAAGCTTTTAACAaagtgcaagaa TTTTGACGAGTTGCTCGAGTTAAGTCATCAGGGAAATAATAGAGTGATAGACATGCTTGTCGGGGACATCTATGGTGGAATGGACTATACAAAG ATTGGTCTTATATCAACAGCCATTGCTTCTAGCTTCAGCAAGGTAATTTCTGACGATAAGGAGCTGAAAGATTACAAACCTGAAGATATTTCTCGGTCCCTCTTAAGAATGATTTCAAATAATATTGGACAG ATCTCATACTTGAATGCACTGAGATTCGGGCTCAAGCGAATAATTTTTGCCGGATTTTTTATTCGGGGTCATGCTTACACCATGGACACGATTGCTGTTGGCGTTCATTTCTG GTCTAAAGGTGAAGCAAAAGCAATGTTCTTAAAACACGAAGGATTTCTTGGAGCATTGGGTTCATTCATGAGCTATGAAAAGCATGGTTTTGATGACTTGAAAGTCCATCAGTCAGTGCAACAATCCCCAGCGGGTGATGATCCACCAAACGGGGAATTGAATGAAAACCAAAGTATAGACTGCAGTGTCTACCTCTCAAAGTAA
- the LOC126596528 gene encoding pantothenate kinase 1-like isoform X2 — METGSTKLTEISKPTNSEAQISHLALDIGGSLIKLVYFSTNSVDSSSSSSSNESLAASNGDRGRHVLEGKLHFAKFETEKINDCIDFIRSKQLLLTGSQQHGASGSAKCVIKATGGGAYKFPDLFKEKLGISLDKADEMDCLVAGSNFLLKAVQREAFTYMDGQREFVKIDHDDLYPYLLVNIGSGVSMIKVDGPGKFERVSGTSVGGGTFWGLGKLLTKCKNFDELLELSHQGNNRVIDMLVGDIYGGMDYTKIGLISTAIASSFSKVISDDKELKDYKPEDISRSLLRMISNNIGQISYLNALRFGLKRIIFAGFFIRGHAYTMDTIAVGVHFWSKGEAKAMFLKHEGFLGALGSFMSYEKHGFDDLKVHQSVQQSPAGDDPPNGELNENQSIDCSVYLSK, encoded by the exons ATGGAAACTGGGAGCACTAAACTTACAGAGATTTCAAAACCCACCAATTCGGAAGCTCAAATTTCCCACCTTGCTCTCGATATTGGAG GTTCTTTGATAAAGTTGGTGTATTTCTCAACGAACAGTGTcgactcttcttcttcttcttcttcgaatgaGAGTTTAGCAGCTTCTAATGGCGATAGAGGGCGCCATGTTCTTGAAGGGAAGCTCCATTTTGCAAAGTTTGAAACTGAGAAAATCAATGACTGCATAGACTTCATTCGGTCCAAGCAACTTCTCCTTACTG GCTCCCAACAACACGGAGCTTCTGGGAGCGCGAAGTGCGTTATCAAG GCCACAGGCGGTGGGGCATACAAGTTCCCAGATCTCTTCAAAGAAAAGCTTGGGATTTCTCTTGACAAGGCAGATGAAATGGACTGTCTTGTGGCCGGATCAAATTTTCTGCTCAAG GCGGTTCAACGCGAAGCATTCACATACATGGATGGTCAGAGAGAATTTGTGAAGATTGACCATGATGATCTATATCCTTATCTGCTTGTCAATATTGGCTCTGGTGTCAGTATGATCAAG GTAGATGGACCTGGTAAGTTTGAGCGAGTAAGTGGAACCAGTGTTGGTGGTGGAACCTTTTGGGGTTTGGGGAAGCTTTTAACAaagtgcaagaa TTTTGACGAGTTGCTCGAGTTAAGTCATCAGGGAAATAATAGAGTGATAGACATGCTTGTCGGGGACATCTATGGTGGAATGGACTATACAAAG ATTGGTCTTATATCAACAGCCATTGCTTCTAGCTTCAGCAAGGTAATTTCTGACGATAAGGAGCTGAAAGATTACAAACCTGAAGATATTTCTCGGTCCCTCTTAAGAATGATTTCAAATAATATTGGACAG ATCTCATACTTGAATGCACTGAGATTCGGGCTCAAGCGAATAATTTTTGCCGGATTTTTTATTCGGGGTCATGCTTACACCATGGACACGATTGCTGTTGGCGTTCATTTCTG GTCTAAAGGTGAAGCAAAAGCAATGTTCTTAAAACACGAAGGATTTCTTGGAGCATTGGGTTCATTCATGAGCTATGAAAAGCATGGTTTTGATGACTTGAAAGTCCATCAGTCAGTGCAACAATCCCCAGCGGGTGATGATCCACCAAACGGGGAATTGAATGAAAACCAAAGTATAGACTGCAGTGTCTACCTCTCAAAGTAA
- the LOC126596529 gene encoding galactinol synthase 1-like translates to MAPPEVPADVLQATSNSTTTGYSKRAFVTFLAGDADYVKGVVGLAKGLRKVKSEYSLVVAILPDVPEEHREILRSQGCIVQEIEPIYPPENQIKFAMAYYVINYSKLRIWNFEEYSKMIYLDADIQVYENIDHLFATPNGYFYAVMDCFCEKTWSHSPQHKIGYCQQCPDKVSWPADMGSPPPLYFNAGMFVFEPSRLTYNSLLQTLQVVPPTPFAEQDFLNMFFQKTYKPIPNIYNLVLANLWRHPENVQLDQVNVVHYCAAGSKPWRYTGKEANMDREDIKVLVAKWWEIYNDESLDFKAENPVTAEEETFSKPLSIMVSLPEPTIPYLPAPSAA, encoded by the exons ATGGCACCACCAGAAGTTCCAGCTGATGTGTTGCAGGCAACCAGCAACAGTACTACTACAGGCTACTCCAAGAGGGCCTTTGTGACATTTTTAGCCGGTGATGCTGATTATGTCAAAGGGGTTGTGGGTTTGGCTAAGGGCCTACGCAAAGTGAAGAGTGAATACTCTCTTGTGGTTGCAATATTGCCGGACGTGCCGGAGGAGCACCGTGAGATATTACGGTCTCAGGGCTGTATTGTCCAAGAGATCGAACCTATTTATCCTCCTGAGAACCAGATCAAGTTTGCAATGGCCTACTATGTCATCAACTACTCGAAGCTCCGTATTTGGAAT TTTGAGGAGTACAGCAAAATGATATATTTGGATGCGGATATCCAAGTGTATGAGAACATAGATCACCTGTTTGCCACGCCTAATGGCTACTTCTACGCTGTGATGGACTGCTTCTGTGAGAAAACTTGGAGTCACTCACCTCAACACAAAATTGGGTATTGCCAGCAGTGCCCTGACAAGGTTTCATGGCCTGCGGACATGGGCTCTCCTCCTCCACTGTACTTCAACGCCGGAATGTTTGTGTTCGAGCCTAGCCGCTTGACTTACAACAGCCTTCTTCAGACACTGCAAGTTGTCCCACCCACCCCTTTTGCAGAACAGGA TTTCTTGAACATGTTCTTCCAAAAGACTTACAAACCCATACCAAATATATACAACCTAGTTCTAGCCAATCTTTGGCGCCACCCAGAGAACGTGCAGCTTGATCAAGTAAACGTGGTTCACTACTGTGCTGCA GGATCAAAACCATGGAGGTATACTGGCAAGGAAGCTAACATGGACAGAGAGGATATCAAGGTCTTAGTGGCCAAATGGTGGGAAATTTACAACGACGAGTCCCTGGATTTCAAGGCTGAAAACCCAGTAACTGCGGAGGAAGAAACTTTCTCAAAGCCGCTGTCGATCATGGTTTCCCTGCCGGAGCCAACCATTCCATACCTTCCTGCTCCATCTGCTGCTTGA